The following are from one region of the Molothrus aeneus isolate 106 chromosome 7, BPBGC_Maene_1.0, whole genome shotgun sequence genome:
- the STEAP3 gene encoding metalloreductase STEAP3 isoform X3: protein MSRGDMAKPLLGHGSAAGERSPPVAPAGRTVGVLGSGDFARSLAVRLVRSGFRVVVGSRNPKRKASLFPAAAEVTFQAEAVKKADVIFVAIFREHYSTLCDLADVLVGKILVDVSNNTEINHHKESNAEYLASLFPACTVVKAFNVVSAWTLQSGARDGNKQVLICSNNQEAKHTIAEIAQVMGFTPVDMGCMSSACEIENIPLRLLPAWKIPIFLALGLFLCFFTYNLIRQVIHPYIREQKNKLYKIPIEVVNTTLPCVSYVMLSLVYLPGVLAACSQLYYGTKYRRFPDWLDQWLQHRKQIGLLSFFCAALHAVYSLCLPMRRSHRYLLIETAVKQAMEKKMTIWVEEEVWRMEIYISVGIIALGLLSLLAITSLPSIANSLNWREFSFIQSSLGFIALVISTLHTLTYGWSRAFDENQYKFYLPPTYTLTLLVPCTVIIARVIFSLPCIQHRLLRIRRGWEKGRCTDFLELMTAKIPCLLSVWISQGSEV from the exons ATGTCCAGAGGAGACATGGCCAAGCCTCTGCTGGGCCACGGGAGCGCGGCGGGCGAGCGCAGCCCCCCTGTGGCGCCGGCCGGGCGCACGGTGGGCGTGCTGGGCAGCGGGGACTTCGCGCGCTCCTTGGCCGTGCGCCTGGTGCGCTCCGGATTCAGGGTGGTGGTGGGCAGCCGCAACCCCAAGCGGAAAGCCAGCctgttccctgctgcagcagaggtcACCTTCCAGGCCGAGGCCGTGAAGAAAGCGGATGTCATCTTTGTGGCCATTTTCAGGGAGCATTACTCCACACTCTGTGACCTGGCTGATGTGCTGGTGGGCAAGATCCTGGTGGATGTCAGCAACAACACGGAGATCAACCATCACAAGGAATCCAACGCCGAGTACTTGGCCTCCCTGTTCCCAGCCTGCACCGTGGTAAAGGCCTTTAATGTGGTTTCTGCGTGGACGCTGCAGTCGGGTGCCAGGGATGGAAATAAGCAG GTTCTGATCTGCTCAAATAACCAAGAAGCCAAGCACACCATAGCAGAAATTGCTCAAGTCATGGGATTCACCCCCGTGGACATGGGCTGCATGTCATCAGCCTGTGAGATCGAGAACATTCCCCTGCGCCTCTTGCCAGCCTGGAAAATCCCGATCTTTTTGGCTCTGgggctttttctttgctttttcaccTACAACCTGATCCGGCAGGTCATCCACCCTTACATCAGGGAGCAGAAGAACAAGCTGTACAAGATCCCCATCGAGGTGGTCAACACCACGCTGCCGTGCGTCTCCTACGTCATGCTGTCTCTGGTCTACCTGCCCggggtgctggcagcctgctcccagctctaCTACGGCACCAAGTACAGGCGTTTCCCAGATTGGCTGGAccagtggctgcagcacaggaagcAGATTGGTCTCCTCAGCTTCTTCTGTGCAGCCCTGCACGCCGTGTacagcctgtgcctgcccaTGCGCCGCTCCCACCGCTACCTGCTAATCGAGACGGCCGTCAAGCAG GCTATGGAGAAGAAGATGACAATCTGGGTAGAGGAGGAAGTCTGGAGGATGGAGATTTATATCTCTGTTGGAATAATTGCCCTGGGCTTGCTGTCGTTACTTGCCATCACTTCACTTCCATCCATCGCAAACTCTCTCAACTGGAGGGAATTCAGTTTCATTCAG tccTCCCTTGGATTCATTGCCTTGGTGATCAGCACTCTGCACACGCTCACGTACGGCTGGTCGAGGGCCTTCGATGAGAACCAGTACAAATTCTACCTGCCCCCGACCTAcaccctcaccctgctggtCCCATGCACTGTGATCATAGCCAGAGTCATCTTCAGTTTGCCCTGCATCCAGCACAGACTTCTGAGAatcaggaggggctgggaaaaGGGCAGA TGCACAGATTTTCTGGAGCTTATGACAGCAAAGATACCCTGCCTCTTGAGTGTATGGATCAGTCAAGGCAGTGAGGTTTAG
- the STEAP3 gene encoding metalloreductase STEAP3 isoform X1 — protein sequence MSRGDMAKPLLGHGSAAGERSPPVAPAGRTVGVLGSGDFARSLAVRLVRSGFRVVVGSRNPKRKASLFPAAAEVTFQAEAVKKADVIFVAIFREHYSTLCDLADVLVGKILVDVSNNTEINHHKESNAEYLASLFPACTVVKAFNVVSAWTLQSGARDGNKQVLICSNNQEAKHTIAEIAQVMGFTPVDMGCMSSACEIENIPLRLLPAWKIPIFLALGLFLCFFTYNLIRQVIHPYIREQKNKLYKIPIEVVNTTLPCVSYVMLSLVYLPGVLAACSQLYYGTKYRRFPDWLDQWLQHRKQIGLLSFFCAALHAVYSLCLPMRRSHRYLLIETAVKQAMEKKMTIWVEEEVWRMEIYISVGIIALGLLSLLAITSLPSIANSLNWREFSFIQSSLGFIALVISTLHTLTYGWSRAFDENQYKFYLPPTYTLTLLVPCTVIIARVIFSLPCIQHRLLRIRRGWEKGRYVKFVLPSATGEFSSGETSSNV from the exons ATGTCCAGAGGAGACATGGCCAAGCCTCTGCTGGGCCACGGGAGCGCGGCGGGCGAGCGCAGCCCCCCTGTGGCGCCGGCCGGGCGCACGGTGGGCGTGCTGGGCAGCGGGGACTTCGCGCGCTCCTTGGCCGTGCGCCTGGTGCGCTCCGGATTCAGGGTGGTGGTGGGCAGCCGCAACCCCAAGCGGAAAGCCAGCctgttccctgctgcagcagaggtcACCTTCCAGGCCGAGGCCGTGAAGAAAGCGGATGTCATCTTTGTGGCCATTTTCAGGGAGCATTACTCCACACTCTGTGACCTGGCTGATGTGCTGGTGGGCAAGATCCTGGTGGATGTCAGCAACAACACGGAGATCAACCATCACAAGGAATCCAACGCCGAGTACTTGGCCTCCCTGTTCCCAGCCTGCACCGTGGTAAAGGCCTTTAATGTGGTTTCTGCGTGGACGCTGCAGTCGGGTGCCAGGGATGGAAATAAGCAG GTTCTGATCTGCTCAAATAACCAAGAAGCCAAGCACACCATAGCAGAAATTGCTCAAGTCATGGGATTCACCCCCGTGGACATGGGCTGCATGTCATCAGCCTGTGAGATCGAGAACATTCCCCTGCGCCTCTTGCCAGCCTGGAAAATCCCGATCTTTTTGGCTCTGgggctttttctttgctttttcaccTACAACCTGATCCGGCAGGTCATCCACCCTTACATCAGGGAGCAGAAGAACAAGCTGTACAAGATCCCCATCGAGGTGGTCAACACCACGCTGCCGTGCGTCTCCTACGTCATGCTGTCTCTGGTCTACCTGCCCggggtgctggcagcctgctcccagctctaCTACGGCACCAAGTACAGGCGTTTCCCAGATTGGCTGGAccagtggctgcagcacaggaagcAGATTGGTCTCCTCAGCTTCTTCTGTGCAGCCCTGCACGCCGTGTacagcctgtgcctgcccaTGCGCCGCTCCCACCGCTACCTGCTAATCGAGACGGCCGTCAAGCAG GCTATGGAGAAGAAGATGACAATCTGGGTAGAGGAGGAAGTCTGGAGGATGGAGATTTATATCTCTGTTGGAATAATTGCCCTGGGCTTGCTGTCGTTACTTGCCATCACTTCACTTCCATCCATCGCAAACTCTCTCAACTGGAGGGAATTCAGTTTCATTCAG tccTCCCTTGGATTCATTGCCTTGGTGATCAGCACTCTGCACACGCTCACGTACGGCTGGTCGAGGGCCTTCGATGAGAACCAGTACAAATTCTACCTGCCCCCGACCTAcaccctcaccctgctggtCCCATGCACTGTGATCATAGCCAGAGTCATCTTCAGTTTGCCCTGCATCCAGCACAGACTTCTGAGAatcaggaggggctgggaaaaGGGCAGATATGTCAAATTTGTGCTGCCCAGCGCAACGGGGGAATTCTCAAGTGGGGAGACCTCCAGTAATGTCTAA
- the STEAP3 gene encoding metalloreductase STEAP3 isoform X2: protein MSRGDMAKPLLGHGSAAGERSPPVAPAGRTVGVLGSGDFARSLAVRLVRSGFRVVVGSRNPKRKASLFPAAAEVTFQAEAVKKADVIFVAIFREHYSTLCDLADVLVGKILVDVSNNTEINHHKESNAEYLASLFPACTVVKAFNVVSAWTLQSGARDGNKQVLICSNNQEAKHTIAEIAQVMGFTPVDMGCMSSACEIENIPLRLLPAWKIPIFLALGLFLCFFTYNLIRQVIHPYIREQKNKLYKIPIEVVNTTLPCVSYVMLSLVYLPGVLAACSQLYYGTKYRRFPDWLDQWLQHRKQIGLLSFFCAALHAVYSLCLPMRRSHRYLLIETAVKQSSLGFIALVISTLHTLTYGWSRAFDENQYKFYLPPTYTLTLLVPCTVIIARVIFSLPCIQHRLLRIRRGWEKGRYVKFVLPSATGEFSSGETSSNV, encoded by the exons ATGTCCAGAGGAGACATGGCCAAGCCTCTGCTGGGCCACGGGAGCGCGGCGGGCGAGCGCAGCCCCCCTGTGGCGCCGGCCGGGCGCACGGTGGGCGTGCTGGGCAGCGGGGACTTCGCGCGCTCCTTGGCCGTGCGCCTGGTGCGCTCCGGATTCAGGGTGGTGGTGGGCAGCCGCAACCCCAAGCGGAAAGCCAGCctgttccctgctgcagcagaggtcACCTTCCAGGCCGAGGCCGTGAAGAAAGCGGATGTCATCTTTGTGGCCATTTTCAGGGAGCATTACTCCACACTCTGTGACCTGGCTGATGTGCTGGTGGGCAAGATCCTGGTGGATGTCAGCAACAACACGGAGATCAACCATCACAAGGAATCCAACGCCGAGTACTTGGCCTCCCTGTTCCCAGCCTGCACCGTGGTAAAGGCCTTTAATGTGGTTTCTGCGTGGACGCTGCAGTCGGGTGCCAGGGATGGAAATAAGCAG GTTCTGATCTGCTCAAATAACCAAGAAGCCAAGCACACCATAGCAGAAATTGCTCAAGTCATGGGATTCACCCCCGTGGACATGGGCTGCATGTCATCAGCCTGTGAGATCGAGAACATTCCCCTGCGCCTCTTGCCAGCCTGGAAAATCCCGATCTTTTTGGCTCTGgggctttttctttgctttttcaccTACAACCTGATCCGGCAGGTCATCCACCCTTACATCAGGGAGCAGAAGAACAAGCTGTACAAGATCCCCATCGAGGTGGTCAACACCACGCTGCCGTGCGTCTCCTACGTCATGCTGTCTCTGGTCTACCTGCCCggggtgctggcagcctgctcccagctctaCTACGGCACCAAGTACAGGCGTTTCCCAGATTGGCTGGAccagtggctgcagcacaggaagcAGATTGGTCTCCTCAGCTTCTTCTGTGCAGCCCTGCACGCCGTGTacagcctgtgcctgcccaTGCGCCGCTCCCACCGCTACCTGCTAATCGAGACGGCCGTCAAGCAG tccTCCCTTGGATTCATTGCCTTGGTGATCAGCACTCTGCACACGCTCACGTACGGCTGGTCGAGGGCCTTCGATGAGAACCAGTACAAATTCTACCTGCCCCCGACCTAcaccctcaccctgctggtCCCATGCACTGTGATCATAGCCAGAGTCATCTTCAGTTTGCCCTGCATCCAGCACAGACTTCTGAGAatcaggaggggctgggaaaaGGGCAGATATGTCAAATTTGTGCTGCCCAGCGCAACGGGGGAATTCTCAAGTGGGGAGACCTCCAGTAATGTCTAA